Proteins found in one Oncorhynchus mykiss isolate Arlee chromosome 17, USDA_OmykA_1.1, whole genome shotgun sequence genomic segment:
- the LOC118936544 gene encoding lysyl oxidase homolog 4-like has protein sequence MLGLLLCVSSLLLPLLSPSLAQGSGPRVRLAGERRGPNEGRVEVFYNGAWGTVCDDEVDINLANVVCRELGFSRSLTWAHSSKFGEGQGLIWLDNVHCMGTELSLSDCHSNGWGINDCTHSEDLGIVCSTQRRVHYSPNQVEGSPTSLAVPVASARPQRIPNLSTPPRLSTVQDRVAPPPPAHITSPGRRGHEIALHRNTPRGQGQSSRQQRRGHDIHLRTRNGQSQAGGEARTRQENPAVPQGHQIPPRLGNGAAYRQAQDVGRTGPQATRWEAEIPRQPSGNHVEPEAEIPNVDITDGQAASRVRLEEVRLRPVLTGVRTGLLSEGVLEVKHAGRWRHVCDQGWDLSGSRVVCGMLGYPSAEAYDHTVYRKLWDAKLADPSTRLAGLSSKKGYWVEQVKCLGTEPVLSQCHSQLSLPRNQVTCQGGMYAVVRCVPGHQFTRLSSGRPPAPPDVQLGVRLKAGPRLGEGRVEVLREGKWGTVSDHLWDLKAASVVCRELGFGSAKEALNKAQLGQGTGPIHMNSVQCTGREKSLLQCSFREVPLYSVKHTNDVAVRCNVPNTGLETTVRLAGGREPAEGRVEVLMEVGGVQRWGAVCSENWGINEAMVVCRQLGYGFANRAHQETWYWPGAPEAAEVVLTGTHCIGTEMSIQQCRRNTQVYCPRGGDGKAAGVTCVETAPDLVLDAQLVQETAYLEDRPLHLLTCANEENCLSSSAARMSWPYGHRRLLRFSSRIMNMGRADFRPRATRESWTWHQCHRHYHSIEVFTHYDLLTLNGTKIAEGHKASFCLEDTYCPEGIQKRYACYNMGEQGIQVGCWDTYRHDIDCQWIDITDISPGEYIFQVEVNPSLDMAESDFQNNVMRCRCKYDGGRVFMFGCHAGDAYSPEVEDLFEHQRQITNNFL, from the exons ATGTTGGGCCTCCTCCTGTGTGTgagttccctcctcctccccctcctctccccctccctcgcccAGGGATCAGGGCCGAGGGTGCGCCTGGCAGGTGAGAGGCGGGGCCCCAACGAGGGTCGAGTAGAGGTGTTCTATAACGGGGCGTGGGGGACGGTGTGTGATGACGAGGTGGATATTAACCTGGCCAACGTGGTGTGTCGAGAGCTGGGCTTCTCACGCAGTCTCACCTGGGCTCACAGCTCTAAGTTTGGGGAAGGACAAG GTCTGATCTGGTTGGATAACGTGCACTGCATGGGGACGGAGCTCTCCCTGTCTGACTGTCACTCCAACGGCTGGGGGATAAATGACTGCACCCACTCTGAGGACCTGGGGATCGTCTGTAGCACCCAGAGGAGGGTCCACTACTCCCCTAACCAGGTAGAGGGCTCCCCCACATCCCTGGCCGTCCCAGTGGCCTCGGCCCGACCACAGAGGATCCCCAACCTCTCCACACCGCCACGTCTATCCACAGTCCAAGACAGGGtggcccctcctccccctgctcaCATCACATCCCCCGGGAGAAGGGGTCATGAGATTGCCCTCCACCGCAACACCCCCAGAGGTCAGGGTCAAAGTTCACGGCAACAGCGTCGGGGTCATGATATCCACTTGCGTACCCGGAACGGCCAGAGTCAGGCGGGAGGGGAGGCCAGGACGAGACAGGAGAACCCGGCCGTGCCTCAGGGGCATCAGATCCCCCCCCGGCTGGGGAATGGTGCAGCCTACAGGCAGGCCCAGGATGTGGGGCGGACCGGACCACAGGCGACCAGATGGGAGGCAGAGATCCCCAGGCAGCCCAGTGGGAACCATGTTGAACCAGAGGCAGAAATCCCCAACGTTGACATCACAGACGGACAG gcGGCCAGTAGGGTGAGGCTGGAGGAGGTACGTCTCCGGCCTGTTCTGACAGGCGTCCGCACCGGCTTGCTGTCAGAGGGCGTTTTGGAAGTGAAGCATGCTGGGAGGTGGCGTCATGTGTGCGACCAGGGCTGGGACCTCAGCGGCAGCCGTGTGGTGTGTGGCATGCTGGGATACCCCTCCGCCGAGGCATACGACCACACCGTCTACAG GAAACTATGGGACGCCAAGCTGGCAGATCCCTCTACAAG acTAGCAGGTCTGTCCAGTAAGAAGGGTTACTGGGTAGAGCAGGTCAAGTGTTTGGGTACGGAGCCTGTCCTCTCCCAGTGCCACTCCCAGCTCTCCCTCCCCAGGAACCAGGTCACCTGTCAGGGAGGCATGTACGCCGTGGTGCGCTGTGTACCTGGACACCAGTTCACACGCCTCTCCTCGGGGAGACCGCCCGCTCCCCCCGACGTCCag CTGGGGGTGCGTCTGAAAGCAGGCCCCAGGCTGGGGGAGGGCAGGGTGGAGGTGCTGAGAGAGGGGAAGTGGGGGACCGTGTCGGACCACCTGTGGGACCTGAAGGCAGCCAGCGTGGTCTGCAGGGAGCTGGGGTTCGGATCGGCCAAGGAGGCCCTCAACAAGGCCCAGCTGGGACAGG gtacTGGACCTATTCATATGAACTCAGTTCAGTGTACAGGCAGAGAGAAGTCTCTGCTGCAGTGTTCTTTCAGGGAGGTTCCTCTCTATAGTGTAAAACACACTAATGACGTGGCTGTGCGCTGCAACGTCCCCAACACTGGGCTGGAGACCACG GTGCGGTTGGCGGGGGGCAGGGAGCCTGCAGAGGGGCGTGTAGAGGTGCTGATGGAGGTGGGAGGGGTACAGCGCTGGGGGGCCGTCTGCAGTGAGAACTGGGGCATCAACGAGGCCATGGTGGTGTGCAGACAGCTGGGCTACGGCTTTGCAAACAGAGCCCACCAG gaGACGTGGTACTGGCCCGGCGCTCCGGAGGCAGCAGAGGTGGTTCTGACTGGAACCCACTGCATCGGCACAGAGATGTCCATACAGCAGTGTCGTAGGAacacacaggtctactgtccCAGGGGAGGAGATGGCAAGGCGGCTGGGGTCACCTGTGTTGAGA CGGCCCCTGACCTGGTATTAGATGCCCAGTTGGTCCAGGAGACAGCCTACCTGGAGGACCGCCCCTTGCACCTCCTGACCTGTGCCAATGAGGAGAACTGTCTGTCGTCCTCTGCTGCCCGGATGAGCTGGCCTTACGGACACAGACGCCTGCTACGATTCTCCTCACGCATCATGAACATGGGCCGGGCCGACTTCAGACCTAGAGCGACCAGGGAGTCCTGGACCTGGCACCAGTGTCACAG GCACTACCACAGCATTGAGGTGTTCACCCATTATGACCTTCTGACCCTGAATGGAACTAAGATCGCTGAGGGTCACAAAGCCAGCTTCTGTCTGGAGGACACCTACTGCCCCGAAG GTATCCAGAAGCGCTACGCATGCTACAACATGGGAGAGCAGGGTATCCAGGTAGGTTGCTGGGATACGTATCGCCATGACATCGACTGTCAGTGGATCGACATCACAGACATCAGCCCCGGGGAGTACATCTTTCAG